A window of the Vigna angularis cultivar LongXiaoDou No.4 chromosome 3, ASM1680809v1, whole genome shotgun sequence genome harbors these coding sequences:
- the LOC108326253 gene encoding uncharacterized protein LOC108326253 gives MEETKVVTVKAMEATPLSFKDYGQVIEASPDGQEFGPHDAQLDLTHGTPRFYIMHLENRPLKFSSITHHSNVTQCLGSVGGHAWYLGVAKSSIVDSNELKDDTGKKIVQSRCGHSYVPPDIDDVQVFKVAGSKFLKLNRGTWHAGPLFKADAMDFYNLELSNTNVIDHTQHNFKKDNGVVFLVDE, from the exons ATGGAAGAGACGAAGGTAGTGACAGTGAAAGCAATGGAAGCAACTCCGTTATCTTTCAAAGACTACGGCCAGGTCATCGAGGCTTCGCCAGACGGCCAAGAATTTGGTCCACACGACGCTCAACTCGACCTTACCCACGGAACTCCCAG GTTCTACATTATGCATCTTGAGAATCGCCCGCTCAAGTTTTCTAGTATTACACATCACTCAAACGTGACTCAGTGCCTGGGGTCTGTTGGTGGGCATGCTTGGTATCTTGGAGTGGCGAAGTCGTCCATTGTTGATTCAAATGAACTAAAGGATGACACAGGCAAGAAGATTGTGCAGTCCCGTTGCGGTCATTCATACGTGCCTCCTGACATTGATGATGTCCAAGTTTTCAAGGTTGCAGGTTCCAAATTTCTTAAGCTTAACCGGGGAACGTGGCATGCTGGCCCTCTATTTAAGGCAGATGCAATGGACTTTTACAATCTAGAGTTGAGCAATACAAAC GTGATTGATCATACCCAACACAACTTTAAGAAGGACAATGGAGTGGTCTTTTTAGTTGACGAGTAA
- the LOC108326251 gene encoding pentatricopeptide repeat-containing protein At2g16880, which translates to MKEEEVVEGIRRILQQKKENGELESEKLKCLIPHLTHPLIDSILSCKTLQPTTLLSFFNCLQTHAPPPLRSSPHALLSILPPLLVRRKFADAKSLLISFISSDRTHALHALLLRPRRPLSKPLLDTALGAYVHTGHPHHAYQLFQKMKRLHFTPNLLTCNTLLNSLVRSLSSHSTFLASGVFHDAVALGVKPNTNTFNILIYGHCRHKKFDHALALVQQMPEFGCFPDIVTYNTILDALCKKGQLNKVRDVLTEMKNAGLVPNRNTYNILVHGYCRLKWLKEASEVIDLMTKDGMLPDVWTYNTLVRGLCDEGKIDEAIRVRDEMVSLKLIPDVVTYNTLIDGCFKWCGSVEGFRLIEEMKFRGVEMNVVTHNIVVKWLCQKGKIDEASDAVVRMVESGVYPDRFTYNTMINGYCKAGKLGEAFKMMDEMARKGLKPDVFTLNSVLHTLCTEKKVEEAYELTVQAGKRGYVLDEVTYGTLIMGYFKAEQGGKALKLWEEMKGRGILPSVVTYNTLIRGLCLSWKTDQAVDKLNELLEKGLVPDESTCNIVIRGYCWEGMVEKAFEFHNKMVGKSFKPDIFTRNILLQGLCREGMLEKAVKLFNSWVSKEASVDVVTYNTLISALCKEGRLEEAFDLITEMEGKNLEPDRYTYNAIVNALTHAGRTEEAEKFMSKLLEAGQDMKPHETSQELDASGDIMYSEKINDLCTQGKYKEAMKLFQESEEKGIGLNKYTYIKLIDGFLKRRKSVSKVAQPN; encoded by the coding sequence atgaaggaaGAAGAGGTGGTGGAAGGCATAAGAAGGATTCTGCAACAGAAGAAGGAAAATGGAGAATTGGAATCAGAGAAACTAAAATGTTTGATCCCTCACCTCACTCATCCTCTCATAGACTCCATTCTCTCATGCAAGACTCTCCAACCCACCacgctcctctccttcttcaaTTGCCTCCAAACCCACGCTCCACCTCCGCTCCGCTCATCCCCTCACGCGCTTCTCTCCATTCTCCCTCCCCTCCTCGTCCGCCGCAAATTCGCCGACGCCAAGTCCCTCCTCATCTCCTTCATCTCCTCCGACCGCACCCACGCCCTCCACGCGCTCCTCCTCCGCCCCCGCCGCCCCCTCTCCAAACCTCTCCTCGACACTGCCCTTGGCGCCTACGTTCACACCGGCCACCCCCACCACGCCTATCAACTCTTCCAAAAAATGAAACGATTGCATTTTACTCCTAACCTCCTCACCTGCAACACCCTCCTCAACTCCCTCGTCCGCTCCCTCTCCTCCCACTCCACCTTTCTCGCCTCCGGCGTCTTCCATGACGCCGTCGCCCTCGGCGTCAAGCCCAACACCAACACTTTCAACATCCTCATCTACGGTCACTGCCGCCATAAAAAGTTTGACCACGCCCTGGCGCTTGTTCAGCAAATGCCCGAATTCGGGTGTTTCCCTGATATCGTCACCTACAACACCATTCTGGATGCCCTGTGCAAGAAAGGTCAGTTGAATAAAGTGAGGGATGTACTTACAGAAATGAAGAATGCCGGCTTGGTTCCCAATAGGAATACTTATAATATCCTTGTTCATGGGTATTGCAGGTTGAAGTGGTTGAAGGAGGCTTCTGAGGTTATTGACTTGATGACTAAAGATGGTATGTTGCCGGACGTTTGGACTTATAATACCTTGGTCAGGGGGTTGTGTGATGAGGGGAAGATTGATGAGGCTATTAGGGTTAGAGATGAGATGGTGAGTTTGAAGTTGATACCGGATGTTGTTACTTATAATACTTTGATTGATGGGTGTTTTAAGTGGTGTGGCAGCGTGGAGGGGTTTAGGTTGATTGAGGAGATGAAGTTTAGGGGAGTTGAGATGAATGTGGTGACTCACAATATAGTGGTTAAGTGGTTATGTCAAAAAGGTAAGATTGATGAGGCCAGTGATGCTGTGGTGAGGATGGTGGAGAGTGGGGTTTATCCCGATCGTTTTACTTATAATACTATGATTAATGGTTATTGTAAAGCAGGGAAGTTGGGAGAGGCGTTTAAGATGATGGATGAGATGGCACGGAAGGGTTTGAAGCCAGATGTTTTTACTCTTAACAGTGTGTTACATACTTTGTGTACGGAGAAGAAGGTTGAAGAGGCGTATGAGTTAACTGTGCAGGCTGGGAAGCGGGGTTATGTTCTTGATGAGGTGACCTATGGAACTCTGATCATGGGGTACTTTAAGGCTGAGCAAGGAGGCAAAGCGTTGAAGCTTTGGGAGGAGATGAAGGGAAGAGGGATTCTTCCTAGTGTTGTCACTTACAACACTCTAATCAGAGGGTTATGCCTGTCTTGGAAAACTGATCAGGCAGTGGATAAATTGAATGAGCTTTTGGAGAAGGGTTTGGTCCCTGATGAGTCTACATGTAACATCGTTATTCGTGGTTATTGCTGGGAGGGAATGGTAGAGAAAGCGTTTGAGTTTCATAACAAAATGGTAGGGAAGTCCTTCAAACCAGATATCTTTACACGTAATATTCTCCTTCAAGGACTCTGTAGAGAGGGCATGCTGGAGAAAGCTGTTAAACTCTTTAACTCATGGGTCTCTAAAGAGGCTTCCGTTGATGTAGTTACATACAACACATTGATATCAGCCCTTTGCAAAGAAGGGAGACTGGAGGAAGCATTTGATCTTATAACTGAAATGGAAGGTAAAAATTTGGAGCCTGACCGGTATACATATAATGCCATTGTTAATGCGCTTACACATGCTGGTAGGACTGAGGAAGCTGAGAAATTCATGTCAAAACTTTTAGAGGCAGGGCAAGATATGAAACCTCATGAAACTTCCCAAGAGCTTGATGCTTCGGGTGATATTATGTACTCAGAGAAAATAAATGATTTGTGTACCCAGGGGAAGTACAAGGAGGCAATGAAACTATTTCAAGAGTCAGAAGAGAAGGGAATTGGTTTAAATAAATATACGTATATCAAGTTAATTGATGGGTTTTTGAAGAGGCGAAAAAGCGTATCCAAGGTTGCCCAGCCAAATTGA
- the LOC108325564 gene encoding LOB domain-containing protein 1, giving the protein MYYKLKTTTTTTPTTTTSSPIPINLPTMLSNSPPSSSSSPPSHSPTPFPSPSQGSPAPAPPSPPPPVVVSPCAACKILRRRCVEKCVLAPYFPPTDPLKFTIAHRVFGASNIIKFLQELPESQRADAVSSMVYEANARIRDPVYGCAGAICQLQKQVSELQAQLAKAQAEVVNIQCQQANLVALICMEMSETQEQHMVQPQPHIDMSCFIEDNSFGTAWEPLWT; this is encoded by the exons ATGTACTACAAACTCAAaaccaccaccacaacaacaccaacaacaacaacttctTCACCAATCCCAATCAATCTTCCCACTATGCTCTCAAACTCTcctccatcttcatcttcttcccctcCCTCACACTCTCCCACACCTTTCCCTTCACCCTCTCAGGGATCTCCAGCTCCTGCTCCGCCTTCTCCGCCGCCGCCTGTGGTCGTTAGCCCCTGTGCTGCCTGCAAGATTCTCCGCCGCAGGTGCGTCGAGAAGTGTGTCCTGGCTCCCTATTTCCCTCCCACCGATCCCCTCAAATTCACCATTGCTCACAGAGTCTTTGGAGCAAGCAACATCATCAAGTTCTTGCAG GAGTTACCAGAGTCCCAGAGAGCAGATGCTGTGAGCAGCATGGTTTATGAGGCAAATGCTAGGATCAGAGACCCAGTTTACGGGTGTGCAGGAGCAATATGCCAACTTCAGAAGCAAGTGAGCGAGCTTCAAGCACAGTTGGCAAAAGCACAAGCTGAGGTAGTGAACATACAGTGCCAACAAGCGAATTTGGTGGCTCTAATCTGCATGGAAATGAGTGAAACGCAGGAGCAGCACATGGTGCAGCCTCAACCTCACATTGACATGAGCTGCTTCATAGAGGACAACAGTTTTGGAACTGCTTGGGAGCCTCTTTGGACATGA